A stretch of the Planktothricoides raciborskii GIHE-MW2 genome encodes the following:
- a CDS encoding hydratase: MERQTTRFIVTQIYPNNRVFSLFLLRLFTKKTDLLSFPVFLSCIGFQPMNKKLRLIRVAAALLLAPTLVQCTSTTVAEKIAEENINTAYNSNISRPQTNIKNILSPSQELANSYLSKTPATAVTANLTLAQAEQIQAEFVQILSQTLGNPVGYKAALTSAPAQEKFGVSQPLLGVLLEKMLLPNGAVLPANFGARPMTEGDLIVRVGSDAINQAKTMSEALASLDAVIPFIEVPDLVYGSEVKMDVYAIAAINIGARYGILGEPIPLTNNQDWQTSLAAIRLEIIDENGTTLATGNSSALLGHPLSVVLWIKNTLKAQGKQLKKGDLLSLGTITPLIPVKPNSTIRAKYIGLDPFDPNKEIEISVKFE, from the coding sequence GTGGAGCGACAAACAACCCGGTTTATTGTCACCCAAATTTATCCCAACAACCGGGTTTTTTCTCTCTTCCTGCTTCGGCTGTTCACCAAAAAAACCGATCTTTTAAGTTTTCCTGTATTTCTTTCCTGTATTGGCTTCCAACCCATGAACAAAAAATTAAGATTAATTAGAGTCGCTGCTGCCCTGTTGCTGGCTCCCACTTTGGTTCAATGTACATCAACCACCGTTGCCGAAAAAATAGCTGAAGAAAACATCAATACAGCGTATAATAGCAATATTTCCCGCCCACAAACCAACATTAAAAATATTCTCAGCCCTAGCCAAGAATTAGCAAATAGCTACCTCAGCAAAACTCCAGCCACCGCCGTCACCGCGAATTTAACTTTAGCCCAAGCTGAACAAATTCAAGCGGAATTTGTCCAAATTTTAAGCCAGACATTGGGCAATCCCGTAGGCTATAAAGCCGCACTAACCAGTGCTCCAGCCCAAGAAAAATTTGGGGTTTCTCAGCCATTGTTAGGGGTTTTATTAGAGAAAATGTTATTACCCAATGGGGCAGTTTTACCCGCTAATTTTGGGGCTAGACCCATGACCGAGGGAGATTTAATTGTCCGGGTCGGTAGTGATGCCATTAATCAGGCAAAAACTATGTCAGAAGCATTAGCCAGTTTGGATGCAGTGATACCATTTATCGAAGTTCCGGATCTGGTTTATGGGTCAGAGGTGAAAATGGATGTGTATGCGATCGCGGCCATCAATATTGGCGCTCGCTATGGAATTTTAGGGGAGCCAATTCCTCTGACAAATAATCAAGATTGGCAAACCAGTTTAGCCGCCATTCGTTTAGAAATTATCGATGAAAATGGCACAACCTTAGCCACCGGAAATAGTAGTGCATTGTTGGGTCATCCTTTAAGCGTAGTCCTCTGGATCAAAAATACCCTTAAAGCCCAAGGAAAACAACTTAAAAAAGGTGACTTGCTTTCCCTGGGAACCATTACACCCTTAATCCCCGTAAAACCGAATAGCACAATTCGGGCGAAATATATCGGTTTAGACCCGTTCGACCCAAATAAAGAAATAGAAATTTCGGTTAAATTTGAGTAA
- a CDS encoding HAD family phosphatase, producing MSLKAILFDFNGVIINDEPIHEQLLAELLIQENLRPKDGEFRELCLGRSDRACILELFARRGRILEEPELTKLIQRKAQAYQAHIETLAKIPVYPGLEDLIYQIRGLGLKMAVVSGALRSEVELVLNRLKIAEYFSAIVSGDDIKVSKPEPDGYLLAIERLNRVYPGLNLQPQNCLAIEDTFPGIESAKRAKIPVVGVAHAYPLHMLQRHANWAVDYLWDLNLERVQEVYSQSAA from the coding sequence ATGAGTCTGAAAGCAATTTTATTTGATTTCAATGGTGTCATCATTAATGATGAGCCGATCCATGAGCAGTTGCTGGCGGAATTGCTGATTCAAGAAAACTTGCGTCCCAAGGACGGTGAGTTTAGGGAGTTGTGTTTGGGGCGCAGCGATCGCGCTTGTATCCTTGAATTATTTGCCAGACGAGGCCGAATTCTCGAAGAACCGGAACTCACCAAACTTATTCAACGCAAAGCACAAGCCTATCAAGCTCACATAGAAACCTTGGCCAAAATCCCCGTTTACCCTGGACTCGAAGACTTAATCTATCAGATCCGAGGGCTGGGACTAAAAATGGCGGTGGTCAGTGGCGCCCTGCGATCGGAAGTTGAACTGGTCTTAAACCGTTTAAAAATTGCCGAGTATTTTTCCGCGATCGTCAGTGGGGATGATATTAAAGTCAGCAAACCCGAACCGGATGGCTATTTGCTGGCGATCGAACGGCTGAACCGCGTCTATCCGGGCTTGAATTTACAACCCCAAAATTGTTTGGCCATTGAGGATACGTTTCCCGGCATTGAATCGGCGAAACGGGCCAAAATCCCTGTGGTCGGAGTCGCCCATGCTTACCCATTACATATGCTGCAACGGCACGCTAACTGGGCAGTAGACTATCTGTGGGACTTGAACCTGGAACGAGTGCAGGAAGTGTACAGCCAGTCGGCAGCATAG